A genomic segment from Gracilimonas sediminicola encodes:
- a CDS encoding T9SS type A sorting domain-containing protein, whose amino-acid sequence MLFLFWNRHTHAQQIPVKRSHAISKPQPVMSENLNATGTLNVVAIMVEFQPDSNRLTSGTGIFGPDGMDGLPYLANAEDFRIEPLPHNRSYFEAHLEFAKNYYEQSSDGQLTIDYQVLPTIYQLPKKMEEYSPTGETFTNEKVAELARDAWQEVENGPNFDASGLDPETTAFVIFHAGVGRDIELTGTNLDITPFDIPSLYLRKENLGQLLNDPSFNGFTVNDGSFRVTNSMILPRTETRRGLDIQDNEFAFPLSINGLLCASIGSHLGLPDLFNTETGDPAIGRFGLMDGAGFFSYNGLLPPEPSAWEKMYLGWETPFEIDVNQAGDIQLPANSLDQPNAIAKYKLSDSEYFLIENRHRDPDGTGITLTIRQPDGNEVQQTFTNQDEAFVFQQSEFDTLLQAGTFVNASNFDFSLPGGLDVGENENDPSDDRELNGGILIWHIDEAMINLQLQNERVNADPARRGVDLEEADGAQDIGPGVPGALDNSAAFGSAFDFWWSGNDYRVILQSGQELSFYQNRFSSDTRPDNKSNSGAPSFFELYDFSDNLPTASFKIRPDEPNSDLYTSDFTVQLDSSQSYFTGDDPYFNYFPLSLSVYETATDTFLIVPSQQSVTALSTSDPENMQFQLSDAPVQQPFIGTELVLGGKPEAGTPDITIASVSWNSNTQQFDTSWTATLPANRGFLSSQTGETILADFTDAGLTADNGNPTSEGIPPFQRSEVISGEFSEAYDSGVSFSSLSGYAYTPVSDQNRLYTGAIMLGNRVMFYVFEDNRFVLVDPESDQRELPVFEETAAEWPAILDDATTLRVDKTNNQLIANNRLGSTEDYYPVDAPDGVQFIGTPLYTDLIASGSEYATLVVGQDSLSQNIFAYNNQGQLIDGFPLYVGKAVTSMTQPIHPIIYRGNLYAVSHDGTVKSWNLTQVTDTKWATRYGEAPFNKVSARVQPSENETPSGFGVLNETETYNWPNPATDHTNIRFELAEPGGNVQITVITMSGRIIFEQSLSSPGGFPQEVQVQTGDWGSGGYVARVKATVDGKTETKLIKIGVVH is encoded by the coding sequence ATGCTCTTTCTATTTTGGAACCGCCACACCCACGCTCAACAGATTCCCGTTAAGCGTTCTCACGCTATTTCCAAGCCCCAACCGGTAATGAGTGAGAACCTGAACGCGACCGGAACGCTTAATGTGGTTGCCATTATGGTTGAATTTCAACCGGACAGTAATCGTCTGACTTCCGGAACCGGGATTTTTGGCCCCGATGGCATGGACGGACTTCCTTATTTGGCTAATGCTGAAGACTTCCGGATTGAACCCCTTCCGCACAACCGAAGTTATTTTGAAGCTCACCTTGAGTTTGCTAAGAACTATTATGAGCAATCCTCCGATGGTCAGTTAACTATCGATTATCAGGTACTTCCGACTATTTATCAGCTCCCGAAAAAAATGGAGGAATACTCCCCAACCGGAGAAACCTTTACGAACGAAAAAGTAGCCGAGCTTGCCCGCGATGCCTGGCAAGAAGTTGAAAATGGTCCAAATTTTGATGCTTCCGGACTGGATCCTGAAACCACTGCTTTTGTCATATTCCATGCCGGGGTTGGGCGCGATATTGAGCTAACGGGCACTAATCTAGACATAACCCCTTTTGACATCCCTTCCCTTTACCTTCGAAAAGAAAATCTTGGGCAGCTTCTAAATGATCCTTCTTTTAACGGATTTACTGTAAATGATGGCTCGTTTCGTGTCACAAACTCCATGATTCTCCCAAGAACAGAAACACGCCGCGGGCTTGATATTCAGGATAATGAATTCGCTTTTCCCCTTTCCATAAATGGGCTTTTGTGTGCATCTATTGGAAGTCACCTTGGCTTACCGGATTTATTCAACACTGAAACCGGAGACCCCGCAATTGGCCGCTTTGGATTGATGGATGGAGCCGGATTCTTTTCCTACAATGGACTGCTTCCTCCCGAACCTTCTGCCTGGGAAAAAATGTATTTAGGATGGGAAACCCCTTTTGAAATTGATGTGAACCAAGCGGGTGATATTCAGCTTCCGGCAAATTCCCTCGATCAACCTAATGCCATTGCAAAATACAAGCTCTCCGATTCCGAGTATTTCCTGATTGAAAACAGGCACAGAGATCCCGATGGAACCGGAATTACGCTGACTATCCGACAACCCGATGGCAATGAAGTTCAGCAAACCTTTACCAATCAGGATGAAGCCTTTGTATTTCAGCAGTCAGAGTTCGACACTCTTCTGCAGGCCGGAACTTTTGTGAATGCCTCAAATTTTGATTTCAGCCTTCCGGGCGGACTGGATGTCGGAGAAAATGAAAACGACCCGTCTGATGACAGAGAACTTAATGGCGGGATTCTGATCTGGCATATTGACGAGGCCATGATCAACCTGCAGCTACAAAATGAGCGTGTAAATGCAGACCCTGCACGGCGTGGCGTGGATTTGGAAGAGGCCGATGGTGCCCAGGATATAGGTCCCGGAGTACCCGGAGCACTGGATAACAGCGCCGCTTTTGGATCCGCTTTTGACTTTTGGTGGAGTGGCAACGACTACCGCGTGATTTTGCAATCGGGACAGGAGCTCAGCTTCTATCAAAACAGGTTCAGCTCCGACACCCGCCCGGATAACAAAAGCAATTCGGGGGCTCCCTCCTTTTTTGAGCTGTACGATTTTTCCGATAATCTCCCCACAGCTTCGTTTAAAATCCGCCCAGACGAACCCAATTCCGATTTATATACCTCGGACTTTACGGTACAGCTGGATTCCTCCCAAAGCTATTTCACCGGCGATGATCCCTACTTCAATTACTTTCCGCTTTCCCTGTCTGTTTATGAAACCGCAACCGACACTTTTTTGATTGTTCCTTCTCAGCAATCGGTGACTGCTCTTTCTACTTCTGATCCTGAGAACATGCAGTTTCAGCTTTCTGATGCCCCTGTTCAGCAGCCATTTATTGGAACTGAATTGGTATTGGGGGGAAAGCCCGAAGCAGGCACTCCTGATATTACGATCGCTTCCGTTTCATGGAACTCAAATACCCAACAATTTGACACCAGCTGGACAGCTACGCTCCCGGCCAACCGTGGCTTTCTGAGCTCTCAAACCGGCGAAACTATTTTAGCTGATTTTACTGATGCGGGATTGACGGCCGATAACGGTAACCCTACCTCAGAAGGGATTCCTCCTTTTCAACGCTCTGAAGTTATCAGTGGTGAGTTTTCCGAAGCGTATGATTCCGGCGTTTCATTCTCATCCTTAAGCGGGTATGCTTATACACCTGTATCTGATCAAAACCGGCTCTATACAGGCGCAATCATGCTTGGTAACCGGGTCATGTTCTATGTTTTTGAAGATAACCGGTTTGTATTGGTTGATCCTGAATCCGACCAAAGAGAGCTCCCTGTTTTTGAAGAAACAGCCGCTGAATGGCCGGCAATCCTTGACGATGCCACTACCCTTCGGGTTGATAAAACCAATAATCAGCTCATTGCAAATAACCGGCTTGGATCTACAGAGGATTATTATCCCGTAGATGCACCGGACGGTGTGCAGTTTATTGGTACTCCACTATACACCGACCTGATAGCATCCGGTTCGGAATATGCAACATTGGTCGTCGGTCAGGATAGTCTGTCCCAAAACATTTTTGCTTACAACAATCAAGGACAGCTGATTGATGGCTTCCCGCTTTATGTTGGTAAGGCAGTGACCTCTATGACTCAGCCTATTCACCCGATTATTTACAGAGGAAACTTATATGCCGTCAGTCATGACGGAACGGTGAAATCATGGAATCTGACTCAGGTTACCGATACCAAATGGGCAACCCGATATGGGGAGGCCCCATTCAATAAGGTATCAGCCCGTGTTCAACCTTCGGAAAATGAAACTCCTTCCGGTTTTGGTGTTCTGAATGAAACAGAAACCTACAACTGGCCAAACCCGGCAACAGATCATACCAACATACGTTTTGAGCTTGCAGAACCCGGCGGGAACGTCCAGATTACGGTAATAACCATGAGCGGACGTATCATTTTTGAACAATCCCTTAGCTCTCCCGGAGGCTTTCCTCAGGAAGTTCAGGTTCAAACCGGTGACTGGGGAAGCGGAGGATACGTTGCCCGTGTTAAAGCCACCGTTGACGGTAAAACTGAAACCAAACTCATTAAAATCGGAGTCGTGCATTGA